A genomic region of Planococcus kocurii contains the following coding sequences:
- the sdaAB gene encoding L-serine ammonia-lyase, iron-sulfur-dependent subunit beta, with protein sequence MKFKSVFDIIGPVMIGPSSSHTAGAARIGRVARDLFGRQPDWAKVHLYGSFAETYKGHSTDVAIIGGLLDYDTFDERIKTSFEEAQKAGMTYEFIPETGHVDHPNTARIVIGDEKSEMSMMGISIGGGKIEITELNGFPLRLSGNHPAILVVHEDRSGCIANVANCLYKYDINIGHMEVSRKEKGHMALMVIEVDQNVDKEVMDELKKLPNITQVTRIAD encoded by the coding sequence ATGATTGGGCCTTCTTCTTCGCATACTGCGGGAGCAGCCCGCATCGGAAGAGTAGCGAGGGATTTGTTCGGGAGACAACCGGATTGGGCAAAAGTGCACCTTTACGGTTCGTTTGCAGAAACTTATAAAGGGCACAGTACAGACGTTGCCATCATCGGTGGATTATTAGACTATGATACTTTTGATGAACGCATCAAAACGTCGTTTGAAGAAGCGCAAAAAGCAGGAATGACCTATGAGTTTATTCCTGAAACGGGTCATGTTGATCATCCGAATACAGCACGCATCGTCATCGGAGATGAAAAATCTGAAATGTCGATGATGGGCATTTCAATTGGTGGCGGTAAAATTGAAATCACCGAGTTAAATGGCTTCCCGCTTCGTTTATCAGGGAACCATCCGGCAATTTTAGTTGTCCATGAAGATCGTTCAGGGTGTATCGCCAATGTTGCGAATTGCCTCTACAAATACGATATTAACATCGGTCACATGGAAGTTTCTCGGAAAGAAAAAGGACATATGGCATTGATGGTCATCGAAGTAGATCAAAATGTTGATAAAGAAGTGATGGATGAATTGAAAAAACTTCCGAATATCACGCAGGTGACACGAATCGCCGATTAA
- the sdaAA gene encoding L-serine ammonia-lyase, iron-sulfur-dependent, subunit alpha, protein MEALFRNVRELVERAEKEQKLISEIMIEQEILMTNRSREDIMIQMDRNLTVMEEAVEKGLKGVHSVSGLTGGDAVLLQAYREKGNTLSGDLLLDAVSKAVATNEVNAAMGTICATPTAGSAGVVPGTLFAVQNKLNPTREQMIRYLFTAGAFGFVVANNASISGAAGGCQAEVGSAAGMASAAIIEMAGGTPQQSSEAFAITMKNMLGLVCDPVAGLVEVPCVKRNAMGAANAVVAADMALAGVTSRIPCDEVIGAMFEIGQSMPSALRETAKGGLAATPTGKWLESKIFGGAVVGSGQ, encoded by the coding sequence ATGGAAGCTTTATTCCGTAATGTAAGAGAGTTAGTTGAACGGGCTGAAAAAGAACAGAAATTAATTTCTGAAATTATGATTGAACAAGAAATACTGATGACCAATCGATCGCGTGAAGACATCATGATTCAAATGGATCGTAACTTGACGGTCATGGAAGAAGCTGTAGAAAAAGGGTTAAAAGGAGTTCACTCGGTTTCAGGATTGACGGGTGGAGATGCTGTATTGTTGCAAGCTTATCGCGAAAAAGGCAATACGCTTTCTGGAGATTTGCTGCTTGACGCAGTTAGTAAAGCGGTTGCGACTAACGAAGTCAATGCAGCGATGGGCACTATTTGTGCGACACCAACAGCGGGATCTGCTGGCGTGGTACCAGGTACGTTATTTGCTGTGCAAAATAAATTAAATCCAACACGCGAGCAAATGATCCGTTATTTATTTACAGCAGGCGCTTTTGGCTTTGTTGTGGCCAATAATGCATCGATTTCAGGTGCAGCAGGTGGCTGTCAAGCAGAAGTCGGATCAGCCGCTGGTATGGCATCAGCTGCTATTATTGAAATGGCTGGTGGTACGCCTCAGCAAAGCTCAGAAGCATTTGCCATTACGATGAAGAATATGCTCGGTCTAGTCTGCGATCCAGTGGCGGGATTGGTAGAAGTGCCTTGTGTAAAACGTAATGCAATGGGAGCTGCCAATGCAGTAGTAGCGGCAGACATGGCGTTAGCTGGTGTGACTAGCCGTATTCCGTGTGACGAAGTTATTGGTGCGATGTTCGAAATCGGCCAATCGATGCCGAGTGCGCTAAGAGAAACCGCAAAAGGCGGACTTGCCGCAACGCCTACTGGAAAATGGCTTGAATCCAAAATTTTTGGAGGAGCAGTTGTCGGAAGTGGGCAGTAA